From the genome of Primulina huaijiensis isolate GDHJ02 unplaced genomic scaffold, ASM1229523v2 scaffold19263, whole genome shotgun sequence:
actgaagaatatccaagaaatattccctctgcagatttggCATCAcaggcttttaaatgatttttaccattgtcaagaataaaacatctgcagccgattatcttgaaataagaaaccacactttttcttccatgctaGATCTCATAAGGTGTTCTCATacgatttttattaatcatcgatctgttctgagtgtaacaagcagtgtttactgcttcaccccaaaatctttgagaaataccagaatcagcaagcattgttctagcagcttcttttagtgtctgatttcttctctcagctacaccattttgctgaggtgttctagctgcagaaagctcatgcttgattccagtatcttctaaaaaatttgaaagattttgattgatgaaatcagtccctctgtcagaccttatccgatcaatcccaactgattttttattaaatagtcttttgaaaagcttaatcagttttgcagcagtttggtccttggatttgagaaaaataacccaagtaaatcttgaaaaatcatccacaaccactaaggtgtatttcattctccctaaactcatgactggtattggaccaaaaatatccatatgtaacagctctaagcatcgggaagatgatTTGCAACCTCTATTTTTAAAtgtagatcttacttgttttccaaactgacatgctgaacaaactttttcttttggaaaatcTGTTTTGGgcagaccagttacaagatcgtgtttgctcagataggcaatagatttaaagtttaagtggtTTAACCTCTTTTGCcataaccagtttttagaagatttggaagcaatgaaacaaactggtgcataaggttgttcagtccaacttactttgtaagtgtttccacaacgatttCCAGTTAGGACGACTTCaccagttgagtctctaactgaacaagtgtgtttatcaaactgaactgagaaatcattgtcgcataactgactgatgcttatCAGGTTATACTTCAAGTTCTCAACTAGCAAAACATCTTTActtgtaaagttaccatggataagcttacccttacccacagttttacctttagagttatctccgaaactgatgtttggtccagtatatttgatcagttgagatagcaaacttgcatcccctgtcatatgcCGTGAACAACCACTGTCTAGATACCAagttgattctttgtttgtacctgttacctacAGTCACACACAATTCATGATATTGGTACCAATattcatttgggtcctaaattgattagtcctttaggaacccagacttggattagtctgactgaccTACTAGTTTCTGTGTTGCATATGGTCTTTCTCGAATTATTGGCAATGTGTGTGCGATGTGAGGATGAAACAATATGATTTGCACCCTTTTTCAACTGGCTGTTCTTCTGATAccgtttctgaactggcttacagTTGTAATAATTGTAATAGCCATTCCTTGAGTACTGATTTTTATAACTGAATCATATAGATGACCAGTTTCTTTCATCAGTTGAAATCTCATAGCTGTATCCAATCCCATACCGTTTTGCTCTGTTATTTATTTTAGTCAATTGAACAGCTAGTTTACTTGGTTCTGAGAATTCATTTACCATGGTTGATTTCACAAATGTAATATAATTtcctttgttttcattcaaccttggctgtgtatcacttgcagaattttcaacatgattgttaaagcctaaaccagttttatcatcaactgatttctgtgaattctgcatttcagttaatgcgaCTAAAGACTTGTTCTAAGCTTTAATCAGTtcagtattttttgaaatttcagtttttaactgATTTATCAAGGCTTGGTTCTCAATCATTTCAGCTCTTTGCTTCGCAATCTCTTTTTTTAAACTTGACacttcaactgattcatcaattTGAGTCTTGTCACCATTGGGATCATTTTGCTCAGCTCTGACCTTCTCAAATgatcgagcaagtttgtgatattcatttaccatgtcatgtagtgtggAAATAAGTTCCTcacgagtgaaatcagttgagctaaagtcaaatacctgttcacTTGCTGACTCCAGTTCAGCATCATCTGCCATTAAGCACTTGGCTTCCTCCTCATCTTCACTCGAACTGATTGGGCTTTCTAGTTCTGACTCATCACTATCAGTTTCTACCCACTtggatttgctttcttcagccaaaagcacttcatgtttctttttggatgatttcttgtcatccttgGTCCTTCTTCTCTGCTCATAGGACTTCTTATTTTTAAGTTGatcctcgactgtccttctttggcttaggacagTCTGCTATGAAGTGACcagatttgccacagttgtagcaagcataggATTCTTCTTTGGACTGATTCTTCTGatattgtttctggaagttttcttgattcttcctcataaaccttccaattttcttgataaacagtgacatagcatcattgcttagttgatcagcagatttgtcaactgaaccagttggttctggtCTTACTACTGTTAAAACAGTTGTGACAGCTGGTGTTGAGGGTTCTCCTTCCCTGGTTTGCAGTTCAAACTCGTAAgcctttagatcagcaaacaagtcatgGAGTTCGATCTTGTTAAGATCATTTGACTCTctcatagccatggtcttgacatcccattctttgggaagacctctgatcacCTTTAGTGTCACTTCTTTATTCGAATACACTTTTTCAAGTGCATTCAGCTCATTGATAATACAACTGATCCTCTCATCATAATCATGCATGGATTTTACTgccttcatcttgatgttgtcaaacttctgaacaacaactgatagcttgttctcttttgtttgacatttccttcacatagctggatcagtttctcccatatttcTTTGGCAGTtttacacatcttgattttgctgaatgTGACTTTATCCAACGTTTTGTATAagatatcctttgccacattgtctaagttggcttttcttttgtcctcagttgtccattcatctctgggatTTTCTATGCAATGAGGTGACCCTTcagttatggcaactgctgtatttgcttttagaatcttcatgggaccttcagtgatgacataccacacGTCCTCAtcctgtgcagctaaatgagcctgcattctgattttccagtcatcaaaatcttctctggaaaacattggtattttattgaatgaagtCATGTTGAACAGTTTTGAGGATACAAATATTCTGAGACAAGATTCAAgtactctgataccacttgttaggatcggtttgtTGGATGGAAAgtatttagaagggggggtGAATAAACACTTAGAGATTATGAAATCTTTTCGTAGTAAAGtatcagtttggtgacaaactaaTACAGGAATCTTGTCGGTcaataacaatcagtttaactgataacagttgcgaaaaaataaactgattgaaagatagaataactaactgaaatgataacacacagagatttatggatgttcggagaattaaatactcctacgtcaccccttctatcacaaggataggatatgcactaaaagactttgatcgatacaaaaattgtacagacccacttcagcttggacttaacactgccaaaactgaaactcttagttaacAACAATTTTCATAGTTCTacgactgatcttagcacaactgatctaatTAAAGATTGAATGTAATACAAAAATAGCTTGTGCTAGTTAGCTCGAAAAGTAGCCTCAACTGCTACAGATGAATCTTttaagcgtgagcttttataCTTTGAGTATGAATAAATCTCAGCAGAGTAATAgcaatgtttttgaaaatagttCGTGTCTCTTGTTTTCTCGACTGCTTTtctcgcctatttataggcttctctttcAACGGtaactttaaataatatttgaatcttatatccgttgattgctacgtcaatattcctctgacattcgtacactgtagtCTTTGAAATGCGGCGTTNAggatatgcactaaaagactttgatcgatacaaaaattgtacagacccacttcagcttggacttaacactgccaaaactgaaactcttagttaacAACAATTTTCATAGTTCTacgactgatcttagcacaactgatctaatTAAAGATTGAATGTAATACAAAAATAGCTTGTGCTAGTTAGCTCGAAAAGTAGCCTCAACTGCTACAGATGAATCTTttaagcgtgagcttttataCTTTGAGTATGAATAAATCTCAGCAGAGTAATAgcaatgtttttgaaaatagttCGTGTCTCTTGTTTTCTCGACTGCTTTtctcgcctatttataggcttctctttcAACGGtaactttaaataatatttgaatcttatatccgttgattgctacgtcaatattcctctgacattcgtacactgtagtCTTTGAAATGCGGCGTTACACTACGAGTTGCAATCTGCTTTGTACCGTTGTCAGTTGAACGGTTGAGTGTCCTTTTCAACTGATGACATGTACAgctgaatgatcagctgataagcagtaGCTGATAATCTCACAACTGAATGaagatcagtttccaactgatcagtcagttgtcatCGAAAGTCCAGTTAGACTAACTGATCATTCAGTTCTCttcgtcagttcagttctgctggattcagttgcctttgataattcacgcgatactcttcagttaggcaaacTTTCAGTTGAATTGTGTAGTTCGAtctcttgatcagttagtccaataaatatatggtttgtcaaacagccgaaattatgtttccaacatcttctatcatttgattcatccacaAAAGTTGAGTGCAACCACTTCCAGTtgccacatattcagattcagcagttgaaagtgaaacacAATTCTGTTTTCTACTATGACATGAGATCAAATTATTTCCAAGATAAAAGCAACCCCCAGAAGTACTTTTTCTATCACCTAAATCCCTagcccaatcagcatctgaGAACCCTACTAAATTTGAGTTGGTTTCGTGTGTATACCACAATCCTAAGTCAATGGTTCCGGCTATGTATCTTAAGATACGTTTTACGGCTTTTAAATGAGAAATCTTAGGATTAGATTGGTATCTAGCACACAAACAAACACTAAGCATTAAATCAGGTCGGCTGGCAGTCAAGTACAAGAGACTTCCTATGATACTGCGATATAGagtgttgtcaacattttcggCAGCATCatctttggataatttttcatttgagcCCATAGGTGTCTTCATGTGCTTGATGTTCTCATTAGCAAATTTGTTTATCAGATTTTTGGTATACTTACTTTGGCACAAAAAGATGCCATCATGCATTTGTTTTTGATTTGCAAGCCAAGAAAGAAATGTAATTCACCAACCATTCTCATTTCAAATGTAGTAGACATGCATTCAACAAAGTCATTAGCATGCTTTTGGGATGAAGAATCAaaaatgatatcatcaacatagactTGACAAATAAGGATCTCACCTTTGGatttttgaataaagagggtTTTGTCTACCTCACCTCGTTTGAAGCCAATTTCAAGTAGGTATTCAGTCAATCTGCCATACCAAGCACGTGGTGCTTGCTTCAAACCATAGAGAGCCTTCTTCAATTTGTAGACATGATCCAAATGGCGTGGATCCTCAAAACCCTTAGGTTGTCTAACATACACTTCCTCACttaaaattccatttaaaaaagcacttttaacatccatttgaaaaagtttgattttcatgtaGCATGCAATGGCTAGCAATAGTCTGACTGACTCAATACGGGCTACAGGagcaaaggtctcatcaaaatcaaccccCTCAACCTGTGTATACCTTTGAGCAACCAACCTtgctttgtttctaatgatGTTCCTTGACTCatcgattttattcttgaaaatccattttgtaCCAATTATGTTACCATGGTCAGGAGGTGGAACCAAGTTCCACACATCATTTCGAACAAATTGCTCAAGatcatcatgcattgcattaatcCAAAATTCACCTTTCAAAGCCTAATCAACATTTTTGGGTTCAAAATTggatataaaacatgaaaatctaaAATGTGAGTATGTAGAGTTCATGCATATAAGTCCAGCCAGCTTTCGGTAATCaacataaaacatgaaaatctaaCCTGCGAGTATGTAGAGTTCATGCATATAAGTCCAGCCATCTTTCGGTAATCAACTTTCTCTTTCTTTCGAGTTTGAACATCTCCACACACATttccaattatttgagatgatggatgGTTTTTCTGGATTTTACTTGGAATATTCTGGCCATCATCTACTGCATCATCATCACTGTGCACgtcttcttcagtttcagtgACTTCAGTGTCACGTGTTGTGCtagatgttgcaacatctgggGCAACACCTGCATTTTCCAGTGAGATTGGAATTTCCAGAAGGTCTTCAGCGTCATCTTCAGTAGTTTTCTTCTTGAGATCTGCACAATCATCAAAAACACCATTAATGAATTCTATAATAGTCCTAGTTCTTAGATTAAACATGCGTAAGCTCAACTATTTGTGGCATATCCCAAAAACAAACACTTATCActctttgaatcaaactttgCAAGTTGATCTCTGTCATTCAAAGTGTAACAGacacaaccaaaaacatgaaagtatTTAAGATTAGGCTTCTTTCCcatgattatttcataagaaGTCATGGTTGAACCACTTCTCAAATAGACCCTATTCGAAATATGACACGCTGTATTAAGGGCTTCTGCCCAAAAACGCTTTGAAATATTCTTTGAGGCTAGCATCGCCCTTGCCGTTTCTTGCAAAGTCCTGTTTTTACGTTCGGCAATCCCATTTTGCTGTGGGGTTTTTGGTGCTGAAAATTCATATGAAATCCCTTTCCTGTCACAAAATGATGAGAATGatgaattttcaaattccttaCCATGATCAGTCCTGATCCTTCTCACCTTTAAATTATGAAAGTTTGTGATTCTTGTGACCAATTGTTCAAACACATCGAATGTATCCGATTTTCCCTAATAAAACTAATCCATGAAAACCGTGAGAAGTCATCAACACAGACAAACGAATATTTCTTACCTCTAAAGCTTTCGACTTCCATAGGACCCATAAGGTCCATGTGTAGTAATTCCAGACAGAGTGTTGTTCCAGATGTTGGCAACACTGGGTGTGACACGCGAGTCTGTTTTCCTTTTTGAGAATCTCACATATGGTATACCAGAAAAGAGATTAGACATACCTCGTACAGCATCGTACTTACTCAGTTTCTTCagggttttgaaatttgcatgacTGAGTTTTTGATGCCAAAGATTGAGTTCAGTGATTTGCGCATGTTTGCATGTGTGTTCCTCACCTATTTGATAGCAATTGTCAGAAGACCTTGTACCTGTCATAATGCACATGTTtgtttcatcaaaaacttcacaagtATGCTTATCAAACTTCACATGCAAATTATCATCACACAATTGGCTTATGCTTATCAGATTCGaatttaatccttcaacatgaagcacattgtggagctttggtagtccttcaacatttaGTGTTCCCTTTTCAACAATTTTTCCTTTAGCTCCCCCTCTATAGGTTACTCTACCAAATTTTTGTTCAACATAATCGATGAGATAATCTCATGAACCTGTCATATGGCttgagcttccactatcaaagtacCAATGACCTACAATGTTAGTTTTTAACAAAGTATAGACAACATTACAGTGAGTTTTTACCTTTGGGACCCAAATTTGTCTTACTGTAGGTCGATGGTGGGAGGTGTTGCGGGAAGTGTTTAACAACATTCGGGGAAACATCCGACTCATCTTTTGATTCATGCGGTCATCCCTAAGTTTAAAATAGTAGGGCTTGATATGTCTAGGCTTAAAACAGTAATGACATACATACctgtattttcttttcttaggtACGTGTGCAGCCGGTTGTCTTTTCGATGGAGTGCTTTTGATCGGTGACTTGGATTGTGGCTTCGTGGTTGATTCATCCTTTCCCTTCACAAAGACAGTCGACTTCGAAGATTCACCAATTTCAAACACACTGTCTTTGAAGCCTAAGcctttcttgtcatctcttcccatcaaTAGTATGGATTCAAGCTTGGATGTGCTCATATTGAATTTGGACAAAGTTTCAGTTATCTTTTGAAGCTCATCTTTGGTTTTGCCAAGCTCTAAGTCCTTTTTGTTCAAAATTACCTCAAGTTTGGCAACTACAACTTTTAGATCGATGTTCTCCTTTGTAAGAGTTGAGTTCAGCTTGTTTCTTTTAGTCCAATCTTCAAAAAACTCCTCATAGAGCTTTTGCACACTCTCAAGAGTGATTTCTTCATTATCAGTCCCCACATCATCTTCACTGAGATTTTCAGAAGACATGGATTTCAAACAAACTGATTTTTCGCAGATGTTGCGGCCAGGAGTGGCAACACCTAGGGCAACACCTAACGGATTCACCTGTAGGCAGTGTTTTTCTGTTAACAATGCAGTCAAGGAGGTGTGGTTATCTTCATCATTGGATTTCTCCTCCTCATCAGATTCTTCATCGCTTAACGGCACATTATAGCCTTTATTCTTTCGCAATCTGTTAGCAAATTCATTGCCATAGTGTCCAAAGCCTTTGCATTCTCTACACTGCACTGAATCTTACTTCTTTGAATTATAATGTCCCTTGCCTTCATTCCTTGGTTGAGATTGTTGCTTGGCAGGAAAATTTTGTGGCCTTTAAGGTGCTGGGAGACTTGGAAATTTCGAAggttgtgcatccttcttctTATCTCTGATTTTTTTCAAGTAATCCCCGAATTTCTTTGTGATAAAGGAGATAGAGTCCTCTCAAAGGTCTGATTCATTAACTTTttgggatatttgaagaagaTCATTATAATAATCATTTGAAACTTGGAATGCAATTGTCTTCCCTTTTTctttcttctgcatatccatgtTCATTTCGACGGTTCGAAGTGAACTAATCAGGTCTCCCAAAGCCATTTGAGAAATGTCCTTAGCCTCATCTATTGCACAAATTTTTACATTGAATCTTTCGGGCAAAGAACGGAGAACTTTTCTAACTAAACGCTCATTGGAGATAAGGTCTCCAAGACTGAACGCCTCATTAGCAATTTCCTGTAGGCAACGATCATAGTCTAGTATATTTTCAGATTCTTCCATCCTCATCATCTCGAATTTGGAAGTAAGCATCATCAATCTGGTTCGTCGCACACTTTCAGAACCTTCACAGTGTCTTTGGAGAGTATCCCATGCACTTTTAGCAGAAGTACAGTTTGTGATCAAACTGAACATATTCATGTCAACCGATGTAAATATAGCATTCAAGGCCTTTGAGATGTAATTAGAAGTCTGCACTTCATCAGCAGTCCAGTCACTTTCAGGTTTTATCATATTGTCACCATCTTCGTCCAGTTTCTTTGGTGGAGTCCAACCGCTTATAACTCGTTGCCATACTCTCTCATCTATGGATTTTATATTGAACCTGATTTTAACCTTCCATAGACTGTAAATTTGTTCCATCTAAGACTGGAGGTCGAAGTGCTGGATTTGCAAGTGATGTATCCATTTAATTAACTTtgtcaaacaaaataaaaaccagaatcagcacttagtgtagaacccgttaaatcagactacgtataagccatgcataattactattatttaaattaaaatgatttttatgcatgaggatttaaattcattcttcTAAAATTGTtgagttatgattatttattttacgcagcaGTTTCGTTTTaccttttcaattaaataagcgaggccagactggagttggagtaatgagataaaatttaaatgataagaaaatattcctagacttaatttaagataaagaataatttattttattgtaaaaggtagtttaagaatttatttaagtaattagagataagtagtaaataaattcttttatgtccaataattaatttaaaacctaaattaaattgtgtaaccaattgggataaattaatctaggcctattttatttaagaaattataacctaACATGCTAGTAATTAATTTGAAGATCAAGCCATGCCATGCAAGAAAATagttatcctaaattaatttattaatgcactaaaatacataataagtgtttaaaactttaaggagttaaaatacaagatttaagcaatatttttcctCCATTATCTAGcaagatttcggccaccctatttaatcatatttgacACCTCCCCATTtttttgattcttttccttatcttttcttggtatgataattccttcattttaaccaccaataattaattatttaagcaatattctcccttGCTTTTGATAAGAAAACAATAAGCCATCACTCCCCTAAATCTCCCTCAAATCCcataatatcatatcatttcctATCTCCCAAACAACTAGGATAGAAAGGTTTTATAGTTGCCATTCAATTCCCATTTAATTAGCAAACTTCCCCTTCAATCCCCTAGCCATTCTCCCTCACTATTATTCGAAAGTTTCAGAGCAAAACCTACAGAAAAATTGTGAGAAGCAataagaaaacaagagagaaaaacaagaaagaaaagaactccgcctccgccgcgccgtattcgtcgtatcatttttgttttcttctaaaCAAAAttcaaggcatgtttatatccttcatttctcttcaatcaagtcatataattattttaaaacatcacatgTACATGATTCATGAAGCAAAAccgatttttggacagcaacttcaacaaaaatctgcacagaattttttGGCTCCCACTTGTGCTTCACGTTTGGTattatttttgtgatttcaggggttggctcggcTCCAGGCgttcaaggctgcatctaggcatgtaATAGAGTGTGTTAGGAGGGTGTTGGCCCATTTGTTGCAGTCAATTCACCCCAACGAAACCATTTTTGATAGCAACTCTCCATGTTGCAATTTATGAGTCTCGATTTCTTTGTTGGTTGTCTAAGGGGAGAGTTTGGATCATGGTTGGCCCAGgtcctgtaaccatggtttaaatccttccctagcatgtctaagacgtgaccaagatgacctttcatggcttggttcatatatccatcggtttttaaaacaaacaagacaagtaCCCCCCCCTTCGATTTTCCTTGTTCCTGAATGAGTAAAGTTTCGATTTTAtggtgttgggtggatcttggttggcttctagcccttagccatggttcacacaatacctcatgatgtctagatcatgccatggtcaatcacatggccactggaatgatacatgACAGCAAAATAAAAGCAATACCCCCCACGTACAGCGcatggtgttctcgggtggagcttgGCGTTGTCCTATGGATTTGCttggtttgtggttggcttGTAGCCATTAGACaaggtccaagccatgccttaggatgttggtaagaggctctggttggtgcttcaagccccaatggccaatggCCTCATAAACGAAGCAAGGAAGCACaacagctgctgctgtatttttctTGACAGCTGCTCGGGTTTCGATTCAGGAggcttgtttgagttcttggttggcttttatcctatggccttggactggacagtacctcaatgagttgggaaggtcatgtttttggtcgtttgtgatttggttgagtttagaggttgtacgggaatttacggtgcaatgtgccaaagtgactctcgaaagagcgtttcatgtttttggcctcTATTCGCCAAATTTTGAGTATTTCAATTCTTAGGAGCGTTATTTCATCATATTAGGCGTTTTTTGagcatgactaaatgatggtccaatgtcggttcgggttggtacgaaggcATGGTTGAATGCTaagttgttgggcgtaattgtctcgtttttgggttcggttatgaagtgttggtcaagttaagttaaTTTGCATatttctcatgttagaattaggtcgcagcgagcctaagaacgatccaactcaattgataaaaataaaaacaggattttaattatattacgtgcataaaatataaaatgtttattttttagatatatgcgatatgtcttgtggccaccttacgcttatgggattgcttcatccggttacttacgaccggtttacgttTATGtttgggtacggatatccagttcaagggctgtgatgatctctaccacccagtgtactgtggtttagtctaat
Proteins encoded in this window:
- the LOC140965994 gene encoding uncharacterized protein, which codes for MEQIYSLWKVKIRFNIKSIDERVWQRVISGWTPPKKLDEDGDNMIKPESDWTADEVQTSNYISKALNAIFTSVDMNMFSLITNCTSAKSAWDTLQRHCEGSESVRRTRLMMLTSKFEMMRMEESENILDYDRCLQEIANEAFSLGDLISNERLVRKVLRSLPERFNVKICAIDEAKDISQMALGDLISSLRTVEMNMDMQKKEKGKTIAFQVSNDYYNDLLQISQKCRECKGFGHYGNEFANRLRKNKGYNVPLSDEESDEEEKSNDEDNHTSLTALLTEKHCLQVNPLGVALGVATPGRNICEKSVCLKSMSSENLSEDDVGTDNEEITLESVQKLYEEFFEDWTKRNKLNSTLTKENIDLKVVVAKLEVILNKKDLELGKTKDELQKITETLSKFNMSTSKLESILLMGRDDKKGLGFKDSVFEIGESSKSTVFVKGKDESTTKPQSKSPIKSTPSKRQPAAHVPKKRKYRKGISYEFSAPKTPQQNGIAERKNRTLQETARAMLASKNISKRFWAEALNTACHISNRVYLRSGSTMTSYEIIMGKKPNLKYFHVFGCVCYTLNDRDQLAKFDSKSDKYLKKKTTEDDAEDLLEIPISLENAGVAPDVATSSTTRDTEVTETEEDVHSDDDAVDDGQNIPSKIQKNHPSSQIIGNVCGDVQTRKKEKVDYRKMAGLICMNSTYSQALKGEFWINAMHDDLEQFVRNDVWNLVPPPDHGNIIGTKWIFKNKIDESRNIIRNKARLVAQRYTQVEGVDFDETFAPVARIDEEVYVRQPKGFEDPRHLDHVYKLKKALYGLKQAPRAWYGRLTEYLLEIGFKRGEVDKTLFIQKSKVYSNKEVTLKVIRGLPKEWDVKTMAMRESNDLNKIELHDLFADLKAYEFELQTREGEPSTPAVTTVLTVVRPEPTESKSKWVETDSDESELESPISSSEDEEEAKCLMADDAELESASEQVFDFSSTDFTREELISTLHDMVNEYHKLARSFEKVRAEQNDPNGDKTQIDESVEVSSLKKEIAKQRAEMIENQALINQLKTEISKNTELIKA